From the Rhodothermales bacterium genome, the window AAACGTCCCCCCCAGCACGAACCCGAGCAGCCCCACCCAGAGAGCGGCGAGGTCGAGGCCGGGTGCGAGGAGCCCAGCGAGGGCGACGGCCTCGACGAGCGCGAGCGCCCACACGATGCCGCGTTGGTCGGCGCGGCGGCCGGCCCAGAGCGGGACGACGGCTGAGCCCAGGACGCCCGTGGCCTGCGAGAGTGCGAGCATCCATCCGGCCTCGGCCGCGCCCAGCCCGCGGCTCTGGAGGAGGTCGGGGAGCCACGCCAGCACGACGTAGAACGTGAGCGACTGGAGCCCCATGAAGAGCGCGACCTGCCACGCCAGCGGCGAGCGGCCGAGGTCACGCAGCGACGCGCCTACACTCCGGGACGTCCGGGCGGGCGTCCGCCGTCGGAGCTGCGGGAGCCACGCGGCGAGGGCGACGAGCGCGAGCACCGCCCATGCCCCGAGCGAGCCGCGCCACCCGAGCACCGCTGCGAGCGGTACGGCGACGCCGGCGGCGACCGTTGCGCCCACGCCCATCGCGCTCGAATACAGGCTCGTCATCGGGCCGGACCGCTCGGGGAAGTCGCGCTTGACGAGGGCCGGGAGGAGCACGTTGCCGAGCGCGATTCCCACGCCGAGCAGCGCCATCCCGCCGAAGAGCAACGCGACCGAAGGCACCGCGCGCACCACCGTCCCCACGCCGATCAGAGCCAGGGCAACGGCGAGTGCCCCCTCAATCCCTCTCCGCCGCGTCACAAGCGGCGTGAGGGCAGAGACGAACCCGAAGGCGAGGAGCGGGAGCGTCGTCAGCAGCCCGAGGGCCGTGTTCGAGAGGCCTGTCGCGTCACGGATGTCGGCGACGAGCGGGCCGATGCCGGCGAGCGCCGGACGGAGGTTCACGGCGATGAGCACGATGCCCATCACCAGTAGCCCCCGACGCAGAGTGCCCTGCTGCCGGACAGGGTTCGGCGCGTGCATAGGCGGCTTCTCGCGGTCGTCGGATATGTCCGGTCTCTGCACCGCTAAAACACGTAGCCGATGCGGAGGCCGACATCGGGAAACCGGTCGAGCCGGTCCGTCCCGAGCGAGAGCACAAGCGGGCCGATGGGCGTGCGGTAGGCGAGGTCGAGGCCCAGCCCCGCCAACACGTCGTCGGTGTCCACGATCGCGTCGTCGTCACCGAAGGCACGGCCAGCATTGGCGAAGAGGTGAGCCACGAGGCCTCCCGTGTCAATCTGGATGCCAGCGACGCCGAGCCACGCGTTGGGGCCGGTGAGTGCTTCGGACGGGTGACCGTAGAGTGGAAGGAACGTGCCCGGCAGGACCGTCACCGTCTGTATCCCCCCGACGAACGTCCGCCGGCCCAGCGGCAGTCCGTCGCCCGAGCCTCTGGCGTAGGCGGTGCGACCAGTGAGCGAGACGCGGGGCGAGACGGGGACCCAGACCTCGGCGTCGAAGAGGGCGCGCGTGAACGCCCCCGACTGGATGCCGAGGAGGCCGAGGGTGTCGGCCGAGACGCTGGCCTGCTCGGCGACGCGGTCGGTGAACTCCGTCGCGTCGAGGCGACCCTGCCCGGCCTCGGCCTGGGCGCGGAGCCGGAGGCCGCGCGTGGGTAGGTTCAGCCGGTCCAGCGTGCGCATTTCGGCGAACGCGGTGCCCGAGGCCCAGCGCTCGCGGAGCACGACGCCTTCCGGGTCGAGGACGATGGGTGTGCCGTCCGGCCCGGGGAAGACCGTGTTGGCGTCAACCGAGAAGTCCGTGATCTCGTCGCGGCCTAAGCCACCGCCGACAGAGCCACCGACGAGGAGAGAGGAGAGCGGCGACCAGCTCGCCACGAGTCCGCCCTCGGCGACGCGCTGCGTGAGGACGGAGCGGTCCTTCTGCTCGCCGAACAGGTCGACCGAGACGGGTGCCTCGGTGACGCTGGCCTGAGCGCCGACCTCGACGAGCGACGTGAGCCCGAGCGGCATCGTGTAGGTGGCGAGCGCCTGGGACTGGCGGCCGAGGCGGACGGCGAGCGCCGATCGGTCGCCCCAGCGGAGTCGGTGTCGGAGCGTGAGTTGGGCGAGCAGCTCGCCGCCGTTGAGGTCGTCGTAGCGAAGCCCCAGGCCCAGCCGGTCCGGCGGGTCTTTGGGAACGAGTGAGATTTCGAGCACGCCCGGCTCGCCCCCGGCTCCCCTCACGACGCGCGGGATGACGTAGTCGTAGCTGCCCGTGGCGACGAGGCGTTCGACGAGAAGGTCCACGTCGTCCGGGCTGAGGTCGGTGGGAAGGCGGAGCGCGGTGATCCGCTCGGCGAGCCGGAGCGCCGGTCCGTCGATGCCCTCGAAGCGGACGGACCCGATGCGAACAGCCTCGAAGGGTCCGGGCGACGCGAGCGGAATGGGGACACGCTCGATGCCGTTCGCGTCCAGGAGCGCGCGGATGGCCGGCATCGCTTCGGTGGCGACGCGGCGGCCCTCGGCGATCCAGGGTGCTATGTCCGTCATGCCAGCCGTGACGACGGCACCCACATCGGGCTGGATGAGCACGTCGGCGCGCTCACGGTCGGCCTTGGCGCGGCGGCGGCGCGTGGTGCCGGTCGCCTTCTCGAAGAGCACGAGCAGGTTGACGTTGTTGCCCTCTGCCGTCAGCCGCAACTCGCCCGTCTCCGGGTCGATGTCGGTGCCTACGTCGACCGCGATGACGAGGTCGCCGCCGAGCGCCTCGGCCTCGGCCGTCGGGAGCATGTGGTCCGGGCCGCCGTCGTAATAGATGCCGCCGTCGTAGGGAATGGGCCGAAAGGTGCCCGGCATCGAGAAGCACGTCCGGATGGCGAGCGGCAGGTAGCCCCGGTCGAGCATCACGTCCTCGCCCGAGACCAGTTCGATGGCGTTGCAGGCGAAGGGCCGCGGCAACTCGCGGAAGTCGGTCACGTCCTGCACGTCCCACATCAGCCGGGCCATCAGTTCCAAGACCG encodes:
- a CDS encoding MFS transporter, translating into MHAPNPVRQQGTLRRGLLVMGIVLIAVNLRPALAGIGPLVADIRDATGLSNTALGLLTTLPLLAFGFVSALTPLVTRRRGIEGALAVALALIGVGTVVRAVPSVALLFGGMALLGVGIALGNVLLPALVKRDFPERSGPMTSLYSSAMGVGATVAAGVAVPLAAVLGWRGSLGAWAVLALVALAAWLPQLRRRTPARTSRSVGASLRDLGRSPLAWQVALFMGLQSLTFYVVLAWLPDLLQSRGLGAAEAGWMLALSQATGVLGSAVVPLWAGRRADQRGIVWALALVEAVALAGLLAPGLDLAALWVGLLGFVLGGTFGLSLLFLVVRAADAETATALSGMAQSVGYLLAAVGPTLFGALHDLSGGWSVPLLSLVVVLGAKVVVGLGAGRVGEIHPAT
- a CDS encoding patatin-like phospholipase family protein, which translates into the protein MSPFSKLLPALACALVLLLIAGPLAVAQSPRPDRSAERPTVALALGGGAAKGFAHIGVLQVLEEEGVPVDIVAGTSMGALMGGLFAVGYTGYDLERIVLGLDVPSLLFGSNDPPALTLGETLAPGPTLLDIPMRGLSPALPDGILTGQPVLELMARLMWDVQDVTDFRELPRPFACNAIELVSGEDVMLDRGYLPLAIRTCFSMPGTFRPIPYDGGIYYDGGPDHMLPTAEAEALGGDLVIAVDVGTDIDPETGELRLTAEGNNVNLLVLFEKATGTTRRRRAKADRERADVLIQPDVGAVVTAGMTDIAPWIAEGRRVATEAMPAIRALLDANGIERVPIPLASPGPFEAVRIGSVRFEGIDGPALRLAERITALRLPTDLSPDDVDLLVERLVATGSYDYVIPRVVRGAGGEPGVLEISLVPKDPPDRLGLGLRYDDLNGGELLAQLTLRHRLRWGDRSALAVRLGRQSQALATYTMPLGLTSLVEVGAQASVTEAPVSVDLFGEQKDRSVLTQRVAEGGLVASWSPLSSLLVGGSVGGGLGRDEITDFSVDANTVFPGPDGTPIVLDPEGVVLRERWASGTAFAEMRTLDRLNLPTRGLRLRAQAEAGQGRLDATEFTDRVAEQASVSADTLGLLGIQSGAFTRALFDAEVWVPVSPRVSLTGRTAYARGSGDGLPLGRRTFVGGIQTVTVLPGTFLPLYGHPSEALTGPNAWLGVAGIQIDTGGLVAHLFANAGRAFGDDDAIVDTDDVLAGLGLDLAYRTPIGPLVLSLGTDRLDRFPDVGLRIGYVF